Proteins from a genomic interval of Papaver somniferum cultivar HN1 chromosome 4, ASM357369v1, whole genome shotgun sequence:
- the LOC113273750 gene encoding uncharacterized protein LOC113273750 produces the protein MACNWSAENATKAYLKTLKMGKLAKEPAVAEFVSALAAGNSGHFMVEACSGIAGATTLALVVAAHQTGGRVVCILRGHEELESSRNALGPNAKFVDFVVGYARRLLLNCYKGADFVLIDCNLDDHEGILRAVQEGAVNKGAVVVGYNAFSKGSWWNKSGFKTQLLPIGEGLLVCRIPASNKKADLMAAKNKSHWVVRIDKCTGEEHVFRVLKSSSLHHQSKVIKA, from the exons atggCTTGCAATTGGTCTGCTGAAAATGCTACTAAAGCTTACCTTAAAACCTTAAAAATG GGAAAATTAGCTAAGGAACCAGCTGTAGCTGAATTTGTATCGGCTCTTGCAGCCGGTAACAGCGGACACTTCATGGTTGAAGCCTGTTCAGGCATTGCAGGAGCAACCACACTAGCATTAGTAGTGGCAGCTCACCAAACCGGTGGTCGTGTAGTTTGTATACTTCGTGGACATGAAGAGCTCGAATCTTCACGAAATGCTCTAGGCCCAAATGCgaagtttgttgattttgttgtcgGATATGCACGCAGGCTTTTATTGAACTGCTACAAAGGAGCCGACTTTGTTCTTATCGATTGCAATTTGGATGATCATGAAGGTATTCTTCGAGCCGTTCAAGAAGGTGCAGTTAATAAAGGCGCTGTTGTGGTGGGTTATAATGCATTTAGCAAGGGATCCTGGTGGAATAAGAGTGGGTTTAAGACCCAACTGTTACCTATAGGAGAAGGCTTGTTGGTGTGTAGAATACCTGCAAGTAATAAGAAAGCAGATTTAATGGcagcaaagaataagagtcattGGGTTGTTAGAATAGACAAATGCACAGGTGAAGAACATGTTTTCAGGGTTTTAAAATCATCTTCGCTTCATCATCAAAGCAAAGTGATAAAAGCTTAA
- the LOC113275174 gene encoding keratin, type I cytoskeletal 10-like: MDRGRGGRGGGRDDFFGGGFGGGFGSDPFAGMGGFGGDPFAGMGGFGGFGRHQSLMSSFFGGRDPFDSPFFNRPFSGGGGGNSMFGPSMFGQSMFGESMIGPSMFGSNGGGLSRDAPASGFIQNVPVQENKQGGGLVIQEINSDAEEEEAKQEVDEQKENPRKHSRSSKEAFVEDPDDAAEERKNKLLQYRNGHSSVERTQPQTKSFSYQSSTVTYGGVNGAYYTSSSSRKMGGDGVVVEESKEADTTTGKASHRLSRGIHNKGHSVTRKLNPDGKVDTLQTLHNLDEGELPVFEEAWNGSARRHLPGWDEQGFNMQGYNGQRTNRGQAAPSQGWALPSTEQPQRNNPEETESRARGSSSRGQN, from the exons atggatagaggtagaggaggaagaggaggtggTAGAGATGATTTCTTTGGAGGAGGGTTTGGTGGAGGTTTTGGAAGTGATCCGTTTGCTGGAATGGGAGGTTTTGGAGGTGATCCATTTGCTGGAATGGGAGGTTTTGGTGGTTTTGGAAGGCATCAGAGTTTAATGTCTAGTTTCTTTGGAGGAAGAGATCCTTTTGATAGTCCTTTCTTCAATCGTCCATtcagtggtggcggtggtggtaacaGCATGTTCGGTCCTAGTATGTTTGGGCAAAGCATGTTTGGTGAAAGCATGATTGGTCCAAGCATGTTTGGTTCAAACGGTGGAGGTTTGTCTAGAGATGCGCCTGCTTCGGGCTTTATTCAGAATGTGCCTGTGCAAGAAAATAAACAGGGAGGAGGATTGGTTATTCAGGAGATAAATTCAGATGCTGAAGAGGAAGAGGCGAAACAAGAGGTTGATGAACAGAAAGAAAATCCGAGAAAGCATTCTAGGTCAAGTAAAGAAGCGTTTGTTGAAGACCCGGATGATGCAGCCGAAG AGAGGAAAAACAAGCTTTTGCAATATAGGAATGGACATAGCAGCGTGGAAAGAACACAGCCTCAGACAAAAAGTTTCTCGTACCAGAGTTCAACTGTAACTTATGGTGGTGTAAACGGCGCATACTATACTTCCTCCTCTTCGAGGAAGATGGGCGGTGATGGG GTGGTGGTAGAAGAGAGTAAGGAGGCTGATACAACTACCGGTAAAGCTTCTCACAGGCTCTCTAGAGGAATTCACAATAAG GGTCATTCTGTCACTAGGAAGCTCAACCCAGATGGTAAGGTGGACACTTTGCAAACGTTACACAATCTAGACGAAG GTGAGCTTCCCGTCTTCGAAGAAGCTTGGAATGGGAGTGCCAGGAGGCATTTGCCTGGCTGGGATGAGCAGGGGTTCAACATGCAGGGATATAATG GACAAAGAACTAACCGTGGGCAAGCCGCACCCAGTCAAGGTTGGGCCCTTCCTTCAACAGAGCAGCCACAGAGGAACAACCCTGAGGAGACAGAATCACGTGCAAGAGGGAGTTCTTCAAGGGGCCAGAACTAA